The Corythoichthys intestinalis isolate RoL2023-P3 chromosome 1, ASM3026506v1, whole genome shotgun sequence genome has a segment encoding these proteins:
- the LOC130924566 gene encoding mucin-2-like, with protein sequence MSTGDFQNKYASFMEGVVKSTIAETTKLFETLVDELKAELAKVKTENEALKTTCRKMEDVIGKLERSNMRDAAVQCELHPDHVLLMPQEAEQSTEEQGQQQQIVYILLNNYNTATQETSTVTVSPSNQEVSEPAVVGTQMIYAVADPQPTLACVKEMEVPRAGQQCPIEEVRSYDTQVTAVHPSLEKDQYLHKAENQSIETVNYINPPTPISSKLEMASCAGQVLSQMGTQQLVETQVQLELPSLGQRPIYKQEAMTACGPATDQRLSTEELRKSQNTLVTTVQPCFEQDENSNQAQNQLTETVNVLNSLIKQSGYTVVAPNVGQLVPEFKTQESETLQVQLLSPSFNETVDKKAEEENIEATLLKKQVQGQQLKCSPMEHGPKCDTKGQQTKLRRERKQPSEKVKHLQNIPKKMLWSPSSDTEGASRNEATSPQPMSHPLETGSSTVMLQDAMLLVEAMDQSKNLISQQEKVQDRCSLSAATLPVVQSPLPTQALLVQLPPTAKLSTNKACSVTDATSSSNDQSQISVQTVPQPNPGSDSLDMTTKLSATATASKSVEQCVPLISDLSAYPLETTPNSDLLPSNIIAFNEPPSPHPQCTSSPRFSTQISDFVSTTAASQDGCTSPASSGLPQRETEVTSTVAAPLVESDTTLSSMNQSSDQTQSKKIKIIICKTAEALGRPAQVSETQVEPKDQTSVEPTVTLSSQQPNMGISDETQASSEQMLLVSPTLTSPQLESSSEQLAVCEITPEEMAEVLSTENVPADSSPLVPVIRLKRLASLAFPAGSRLRSQILSRQRESEAVPLESTSSLFDDQASETTVSPSEVSELSTCMRPSSEEIPNNSSLPEESSPCSTLEEAPDIVLLPSSPSSVSEPVLNLTLDSDDDFSALSAQESQTSTPIAEMINNAEQNSISGHGNSTNSTSPVQLTPLTEDLPEPDLQPTKTDFLAQLEISPVLKDAQKESTGDQSPCEGISSDCQKKAQRLSIVTRLGLHLKKTMLGKRKRNAEPPTESPKKTRLDNVSTADQESTQESVPVCANTTSPQSLTATEFSQGSPHNQRSKEISYPTIKSVSANPRKPVVSLCRLALKGSTESAQVSASLPQNEVNSGDVSPPKDASESCGLIVGDTTERVSINSASEAGANKRFESAVSLRSNSTTSTTSVAKKKLSKQTLSTDNAVSDKSGDSNQSPGSGSIEDTVTQLSTPPSMVSGKPRKCRRENNPNELKATTVRLRSSTTKDYGRPETRSLKANSGVKKNRSPKGHSTHKNIASLPMKNISRSFPSPKNSRSLSVRQKDTSPVKDHTSSKQSELPTVSQEKSNSVQNVTSNDQSQLPTVSQKESSSVKHVSTPKKSQLPAASQTKNVTHLPAASQKESNSVKNVTTPKKSQLPAVSQKESSTVKNATSPKKSQSQAASKTKKVTHLPAASQKESNSVKNVTTPKKSQLPAVSQKESSSVKNATSPKKSQSPAASQTKKVTHLPAASQKESNSVKNVTSPKKSLLPDDSPKESSSVKNATSPKTSPIPDVSQKNSNSVENVAGPKKSKFPTATKKQSPSAKKVTSPKKSQVPAANQKESSSVKNTTSPKKSKLPVVTIKESSSVKNVTTPKKSKLPAVSEQESSPVKTVTNPKKSSSTEVNQKESSSVKNAIDREKIQIPPVGPNGPLLYRIIPLTELMAARQKEAENHSGSKISQLPTTSQNLSALSQNSPRAETSNDHPPRSSSSSKREKSPKRAHHSSPGKTSPQSLRSAKLAASSKTDKRPPKKARKGEKDLMVTNATKSKGMALAQQKRSKKRRQAMQGASPSQIVVGPEKPDSASGVTPPKPSQPLLKNQCGYCGRVLSGGCALEAHISLHTGYRPFRCVMCNKTFPDGKGLRRHVRVHSSGRMHICQQCGKGFVYGFGLTKHVQMVHGKLKPFVCQICDKAFFTKRDVETHIRSHTGERPFACHLCEKRFARRMELNVHLRWHRGEKRHWCPYCGKGFLDQNNLKRHKYIHTGEKPHSCPHCPKHFTQSGHLKKHVKNVHKIQ encoded by the exons atgtCGACGGGTGACTTTCAAAACAAGTACGCTTCCTTTATGGAGGGCGTCGTGAAAAGCACCATCGCGGAAACCACCAAACTTTTTGAAACGTTGGTAGACGAATTAAAGGCGGAACTAGCGAAGGTGAAGACGGAGAATGAGGCCCTGAAAACAACATGCAGAAAAATGGAGGATGTAATCGGCAAGTTGGAGCGCTCTAACATGCGGGACGCCGCTGTTCAATGTG AACTTCATCCTGACCATGTGTTGCTGATGCCGCAAGAAGCGGAGCAAAGCACAGAAGAACAAGGGCAGCAACAGCAAATTGTGTACATCCTGCTAAACAACTACAACACTGCAACACAAGAAACTTCAACGGTGACAGTGTCACCTTCAAACCAAGAG GTTTCTGAACCGGCTGTGGTCGGCACACAGATGATATACGCAGTTGCAG ATCCACAACCAACTTTGGCTTGTGTAAAAGAAATGGAAGTCCCTCGGGCTGGCCAGCAATGTCCAATTGAAGAGGTCAGAAGTTATGACACTCAAGTGACCGCAGTTCACCCCAGTTTGGAAAAGGATCAATATTTGCACAAGGCAGAGAATCAGTCCATAGAGACAGTAaattacattaatccaccaacaCCCATAAGTAGTAAATTGGAAATGGCATCCTGTGCTGGTCAAGTATTATCTCAAATGGGGACCCAACAGTTGGTGGAAACCCAGGTTCAACTTGAGTTACCATCCCTTGGTCAAAGACCAATATACAAACAAGAAGCTATGACTGCTTGTGGCCCCGCAACTGACCAGAGACTTTCAACTGAAGAGCTCAGAAAAAGCCAGAACACTCTAGTGACTACAGTCCAGCCTTGTTTTGAACAGGATGAAAATTCAAACCAGGCACAAAATCAGTTGACAGAGACTGTCAATGTTCTCAACTCACTCATTAAACAGAGTGGTTACACGGTTGTGGCACCTAATGTTGGTCAACTAGTACCTGAATTCAAGACCCAAGAATCGGAGACATTACAGGTTCAACTACTGAGTCCATCTTTCAATGAAACCGTTGATAAAAAAGCAGAGGAGGAGAACATTGAAGCAACGCTGTTGAAGAAACAAGTACAGGGACAACAGCTCAAATGCAGCCCAATGGAGCACGGgcccaaatgtgacacgaaaggACAACAAACCAAACTCAGGAGAGAAAGAAAACAACCTTCAGAAAAAGTGAAACACCTGCAAAACATCCCAAAGAAAATGCTTTGGTCCCCTTCAAGTGATACTGAAGGTGCTTCACGGAATGAAGCCACTTCACCTCAGCCTATGTCTCATCCGCTCGAGACAGGAAGCAGCACTGTAATGCTTCAGGATGCAATGCTACTTGTTGAAGCAATGGATCAGTCAAAGAACCTTATCTCCCAACAAGAAAAGGTCCAAGACCGGTGTTCTCTTTCTGCAGCAACTTTGCCTGTTGTCCAATCTCCATTACCTACCCAGGCATTGCTAGTACAATTGCCACCAACTGCTAAGTTGTCAACAAACAAGGCATGTTCTGTCACTGATGCAACAAGTTCCAGCAATGATCAGTCCCAGATTAGCGTTCAGACTGTACCCCAGCCTAATCCAGGTTCTGATTCTTTGGACATGACAACTAAACTGTCGGCGACTGCTACTGCAAGCAAATCAGTTGAGCAGTGCGTGCCCCTTATTTCAGATCTATCGGCGTATCCATTAGAGACGACACCGAACTCAGATCTTCTACCCTCAAATATCATTGCTTTTAACGAACCGCCATCCCCTCATCCACAGTGTACGAGTTCGCCTCGGTTCTCAACCCAGATCTCAGATTTCGTCTCAACAACTGCTGCTTCCCAAGATGGTTGTACATCTCCAGCATCTTCAGGACTTCCtcaaagggaaacagaggttaCTTCCACAGTAGCTGCTCCACTCGTCGAGTCCGACACAACGCTCAGCTCAATGAATCAAAGTTCAGACCAGACACAGagcaaaaaaattaagataATAATTTGCAAAACTGCAGAGGCATTGGGCAGGCCAGCACAAGTGTCCGAGACGCAAGTGGAACCTAAGGACCAGACATCGGTTGAACCGACAGTCACGTTGTCATCGCAGCAACCAAACATGGGTATTTCAGATGAAACGCAAGCATCATCAGAACAGATGTTGTTGGTTTCCCCCACATTGACATCCCCGCAACTGGAATCTTCGTCAGAACAGTTGGCCGTTTGTGAAATAACACCTGAGGAGATGGCAGAGGTATTGTCAACCGAGAATGTACCCGCAGACAGTTCACCACTAGTCCCAGTTATCAGATTAAAACGACTGGCAAGTCTGGCATTTCCAGCTGGATCTCGTTTGCGTTCACAAATATTGTCTCGTCAAAGGGAATCTGAGGCTGTCCCACTAGAGAGCACATCATCTTTGTTCGATGACCAGGCTTCAGAAACGACTGTCTCTCCATCAGAGGTGTCTGAATTGTCAACCTGCATGCGTCCCAGTTCAGAAGAAATTCCAAATAACTCCTCACTGCCAGAAGAGTCATCACCTTGCTCCACGTTGGAGGAGGCACCAGACattgttttgctgccctcttcaCCTTCCAGTGTGTCTGAGCCTGTTTTGAACTTAACACTGGACTCTGACGACGACTTTTCAGCTTTATCTGCACAAGAAAGTCAAACTTCCACACCGATTGCAGAAATGATCAACAATGCTGAGCAGAATTCTATTTCTGGACATGGCAATTCTACTAATTCTACTAGTCCTGTGCAATTGACACCCCTTACCGAGGACTTACCAGAACCTGATCTACAACCGACCAAAACTGATTTCCTTGCACAGTTGGAAATATCACCTGTATTAAAAGATGCCCAAAag GAGTCCACAGGTGACCAAAGTCCATGCGAGGGGATCAGTAGCGATTGCCAGAAAAAGGCACAGAGACTATCCATTGTAACCCGTCTCGGACTTCACCTGAAGAAGACGATGCTTGGTAAAAGAAAGAGAAACGCAGAGCCACCGACAGAAAGCCCCAAGAAAACCAGATTGGACAACGTGAGTACTGCTGATCAAGAATCGACCCAAGAGTCTGTTCCTGTTTGTGCAAATACAACCAGTCCCCAGAGTCTCACAGCAACAGAGTTTTCCCAAGGAAGTCCCCATAATCAACGGAGTAAAGAAATCAGTTACCCCACGATCAAGTCCGTTTCTGCCAACCCTCGAAAGCCTGTTGTAAGCTTGTGCAGGCTTGCTCTCAAAGGCTCTACCGAAAGCGCTCAGGTTTCCGCCTCGCTGCCACAGAATGAAGTCAACTCTGGTGATGTAAGCCCACCAAAAGATGCATCTGAATCTTGCGGCCTAATAGTTGGGGATACTACTGAACGTGTTTCAATAAACTCTGCAAGTGAAGCTGGTGCAAACAAACGTTTCGAGTCTGCTGTCAGTCTAAGATCAAATTCAACCACAAGTACAACTAGCGTAGCAAAGAAGAAATTATCAAAGCAGACACTTTCTACCGATAATGCAGTCTCTGATAAATCTGGAGATTCAAATCAGAGTCCCGGCTCAGGTTCAATCGAAGATACAGTTACCCAATTATCAACGCCCCCTTCTATGGTCAGCGGAAAGCCGAGGAAATGTAGACGAGAGAATAATCCGAATGAATTAAAAGCTACTACTGTGCGTCTCAGGTCAAGTACAACTAAGGATTACGGTCGCCCTGAGACTCGGTCTCTCAAGGCAAATTCTGGTGTTAAAAAGAACCGTAGTCCCAAAGGCCACTCTACCCATAAAAATATTGCTTCTCTTCCCATGAAAAACATAAGTAGATCTTTTCCCAGCCCTAAAAATTCCAGGTCATTGTCTGTCCGTCAGAAGGACACCAGTCCTGTCAAAGATCACACCAGCTCTAAACAGTCAGAATTACCGACTGTTAGTCAGGAGAAGTCCAATTCCGTTCAAAATGTTACTAGCAACGATCAGTCACAATTACCAACGGTCAGTCAGAAAGAATCCAGTTCTGTTAAACATGTTTCCACTCCCAAAAAGTCTCAATTACCAGCTGCCAGTCAGACTAAAAATGTCACCCATTTACCAGCCGCCAGTCAGAAAGAATCCAATTCTGTTAAAAACGTTACCACTCCCAAAAAGTCCCAATTACCAGCTGTCAGTCAGAAAGAATCCAGTACTGTTAAAAATGCTACCAGTCCCAAAAAGTCTCAATCACAAGCCGCCAGTAAGACTAAAAAGGTTACCCATTTACCAGCTGCCAGTCAGAAAGAATCCAATTCTGTTAAAAACGTTACCACTCCCAAAAAGTCCCAATTACCAGCTGTCAGTCAGAAAGAATCCAGTTCTGTTAAAAATGCTACCAGTCCCAAAAAGTCTCAATCACCAGCCGCCAGTCAGACTAAAAAGGTTACCCATTTACCAGCCGCCAGCCAGAAAGAATCCAATTCTGTTAAAAACGTTACCAGTCCCAAAAAGTCCCTATTACCAGATGACAGTCCGAAAGAATCCAGTTCTGTTAAAAATGCTACAAGTCCTAAAACGTCACCAATACCTGATGTCAGTCAGAAAAACTCTAATTCTGTTGAAAATGTTGCCggtcccaaaaagtccaaattTCCAACTGCCACTAAGAAACAATCCCCATCCGCTAAAAAAGTTACCAGTCCCAAAAAATCCCAAGTTCCTGCGGCCAATCAGAAAGAATCCAGTTCTGTTAAGAATACCACCagtcccaaaaagtccaaattACCAGTTGTTACTATTAAAGAATCCAGTTCTGTTAAGAATGTAACCACTCCTAAAAAATCGAAATTACCAGCTGTCAGCGAGCAAGAATCCAGTCCTGTTAAAACTGTTACAAACCCCAAAAAGTCGTCATCAACAGAGGTAAACCAGAAAGAGTCCAGTTCTGTTAAAAATGCTATCGATCGCGAGAAGATCCAAATACCGCCCGTCGGTCCCAATGGTCCCCTTTTATATCGAATTATTCCTCTCACTGAATTAATGGCTGCTCGTCAGAAAGAGGCCGAAAATCATAGCGGATCCAAAATTTCCCAATTACCTACCACCAGTCAAAACTTGTCCGCTTTGAGTCAAAATTCTCCCAGAGCGGAAACCTCGAACGACCACCCTCCCAGAAGTAGTAGTTCTTCAAAAAGAGAGAAATCCCCAAAACGGGCACATCATTCATCACCTGGGAAAACTTCTCCCCAGAGTCTTCGGTCAGCAAAGTTGGCCGCATCAAGTAAAACTGACAAAAGACCCCCCAAGAAAGCGAGAAAGGGAGAAAAGGATTTGATGGTAACGAATGCGACCAAATCCAAGGGCATGGCGCTAGCACAACAAAAGAGATCGAAGAAAAGACGGCAGGCAATGCAAGGTGCTTCTCCAAGTCAAATTGTTGTTGGTCCTGAGAAACCGGACTCTGCGAGCGGCGTTACCCCGCCGAAGCCGAGCCAGCCGCTTCTTAAGAACCAGTGCGGCTACTGCGGTCGCGTTCTCAGCGGCGGGTGCGCCCTGGAGGCTCACATCAGTCTCCACACGGGTTACCGCCCCTTCCGTTGCGTCATGTGCAACAAGACCTTCCCTGACGGCAAGGGTCTAAGACGGCACGTCAGGGTGCACAGCAGCGGGCGCATGCATATTTGCCAGCAGTGCGGGAAGGGTTTCGTCTACGGTTTCGGACTCACGAAGCACGTCCAGATGGTCCACGGCAAACTCAAACCCTTCGTCTGCCAGATCTGCGACAAGGCTTTCTTCACCAAGCGAGATGTGGAGACCCACATACGCAGCCATACGGGGGAGAGACCCTTCGCTTGCCACTTATGCGAAAAAAGATTCGCGAGGCGGATGGAACTCAACGTGCATCTGAGGTGGCACCGCGGGGAGAAACGACACTGGTGTCCGTACTGTGGCAAAGGCTTTTTAGACCAGAACAACCTAAAAAGACACAAGTACATCCATACTGGAGAGAAACCACATTCCTGCCCGCATTGCCCCAAACACTTTACACAGTCGGGACACCTGAAAAAGCATGTAAAAAATGTGCATAAAATTCAGTAA